A window from Lactiplantibacillus pentosus encodes these proteins:
- a CDS encoding prolipoprotein diacylglyceryl transferase: MKNNQEYVMMAARKNRRFWLAAGTALLVWQVNNQTAQADVQQTPTSSADTTVVTANATAASNVVQLQSGAKTSMKTTPTTESTKTDSTNPQQAGSDSQATSASGTVSSAAKTGESGQAASDLTAEADNRAKSVSTTPYTDGGNNVENKQNTTTVTTSADKSATGSQSTTETGTTPAQSVETDKAVSAGDSVPVDSATKANQVDDTSLSTDGYDTVSTDVNSGQPSETDKTGTDETRSSADGIGSQTVTDERTSAGLTADSLSNLQPRLAQVQASSLQLDTVDAAPTVAQDYAAWDAITDTTRKGIMGTSEWWIDDSDNTLHLGTGQLADANVQFDDNAEVTDWGNVGWGQYVEAHNAKLTLLGLMHVGYLMG; this comes from the coding sequence ATGAAGAATAATCAGGAATACGTAATGATGGCAGCGCGTAAAAATCGGCGCTTTTGGCTTGCAGCGGGGACGGCGTTGTTAGTATGGCAAGTCAACAATCAAACAGCTCAGGCGGATGTTCAACAGACGCCAACGAGTAGTGCTGATACGACCGTTGTCACAGCTAATGCGACAGCAGCGTCGAATGTCGTTCAATTGCAGAGTGGCGCTAAGACTAGCATGAAGACGACACCGACCACCGAATCAACTAAGACCGATTCAACGAATCCACAACAGGCTGGCAGTGATTCTCAAGCCACGTCAGCGAGTGGGACTGTTAGTTCAGCCGCAAAGACTGGTGAGTCTGGCCAGGCTGCGTCGGACTTGACCGCGGAAGCGGATAATCGAGCAAAAAGCGTAAGTACAACACCGTATACCGATGGTGGCAACAATGTTGAAAATAAACAAAATACCACCACTGTGACAACAAGTGCAGACAAATCAGCAACCGGGTCACAGTCGACTACTGAAACCGGTACAACACCAGCACAATCTGTTGAAACCGATAAAGCTGTTTCTGCCGGCGATTCAGTGCCAGTTGATTCAGCCACGAAAGCCAATCAAGTTGATGATACAAGCCTGTCCACCGATGGTTATGACACGGTTAGTACAGACGTCAATAGCGGTCAGCCTAGTGAAACCGACAAGACTGGAACGGATGAGACACGATCGTCCGCTGATGGGATTGGCTCGCAGACTGTGACCGATGAGAGAACCAGTGCGGGACTCACTGCGGATTCACTCAGCAACTTACAGCCAAGGTTAGCCCAAGTTCAAGCCAGTTCGTTACAGTTAGATACCGTGGATGCGGCGCCAACCGTAGCGCAGGATTATGCCGCCTGGGATGCAATCACGGATACGACCCGCAAAGGCATCATGGGGACTTCTGAATGGTGGATCGATGACAGTGATAATACGCTGCACTTAGGGACTGGGCAATTGGCGGATGCTAATGTTCAGTTTGATGATAATGCTGAAGTGACAGATTGGGGCAATGTGGGCTGGGGCCAATATGTAGAAGCACATAATGCAAAGTTGACGCTGTTGGGGCTAATGCACGTGGGCTATTTAATGGGTTAA
- a CDS encoding bacterial Ig-like domain-containing protein — MFERATFMTSWVYLNLWSSSADSVNASHMFENVKCIGNADSDKRVLVTLPALAEAYSDMSYMFNNSEFSKITIAADDSDASKLTSQVTNMAYMFNNCTQLMALYLSKFDTHNVTDMSHMFNGDENLGKLVISTYSPNNPDQTFDTSNVTNMSHMFTRCDALGSLDVSGFITSKVTNMSHMFEYCYATILDVANFDTSQVTDMQAMFNGAVHVKTLDLSNFDTHLITNMDNMFTNCESLTSLILPTHFVDQQVTSMRQMFTNCATLTSIDLVDDFDTRNVTNMDQLFSGCQKLTSLDVSQLDTSHITNMADFFNDCESLTNIEGLTHLNTAAVTTMANMFSNCRSLTALDLSNFETSRVTTMANMFNNCASLPVLDVSSLDTSQVVNMANMFAGCAALSALDTTPLKTTNVTNMSGMFMGDRALVSLDISKLATSQVTTMSHMFEDVFADQKVQAFTGLEKLDTSNVTDMSYMFAGFFLPVAMSLNLVNFDTRKVLNMQGMFKGYVNFKDNYLGYLQTGNVTDMSYMLSGLVNHTQFTWSNNLDTHSVTTMAYMFSDSPDMETFVWKQQLSMDQVTDMQGMFANDIALAHVDFDQFDTSQVTDMTAMFSGDTLLATLDLTSFDTSNVESMYKMFYLDSALKNLNLSSFSGEKLQLTYATLLPLRVFGLFNLIMDDTNDSEPQMGRYQTHLNTLILGQKTRLSLSKPTSVIDWVDASTAEGKEIIAEFSTVEALEQALAQFGLKPDWLVSADLAPSQGFDGVWINNATAETLTSEQLMARYDGTNPLATDATWTWQNILGKDLQVISGTNSSWAPKDSLAGLIDTSMTVDDLTTTVTDATTNQTLTSSQLNALLQQPAHSGQYQVAYQYTDGDGTKQISVPVTLSLVANQSLITTKDSVLQLGTTWTAADNIASLLDADGSVTDLTKVNGVVSVNGIENGTVGTTIPGVYQIDYQITDSTGTVRTATATVIVNGLTLKETQVNVSTDDRWDPLTNIDKAIDDQGNEATVELTITDANDAEVANIKKPGSYQLNYHFTDAHGEHTATAAVNVKADENHADLQVKDSRVYQFGTWTPTDNFVLAMDSDGETLDISALSVTGTVDLNQVGKYTITYQFTDQFGVAHSAQATVEVLENQAAISLDNNSGTLYANGIWNPASVVVNATDVDGTTVEATKIKCSGTVDMTTPGENKLTYSFVDSIGKEHSKNTTVTVLENQAAINVDNNSGTLYANGIWNPDSVVVSATDVDGTVVEGSEIKRSGTVDMTTPGEYELTYSFVDSLGKEHSKNTTVTVLENQAAINVDNNSGTLYANGIWNPDSVVVNVTDVDGTAVEGARIKCSGTVDMTTPGDYKLTYSFVDSLGKEHSKDTTVEVLENQAAISVDNNSGTLYAHGVWNPASVVVNATDVDGTTVEDTRIKCIGTVDMSTPGDYELTYSFKDSLGHEKSTSTTVKVLENHAAISVDNNSGALYAHGVWNPASVVVNATDVDGTAVEGARIKCSGTVDMTTPGDYELTYSFVDSLGKEHSENTTVTVLENQAAISVDNNSGALYAHGAWNPASVVVNATDVDGSTVEDARIKCIGTVDMSTPGEYELTYSFKDSLGHEKSTSTTVTVLENQAAISVDNNSGVLYAQGAWNPDSIVITATDVDGTTIEASKIKRSGTVDMTTPGDYKLTYSFTDSLGREQSTSTTVTVLENQAAINAANNSGKLYAHGVWNPESVVINATDVDGTTVEASKIKCSGTVDMTTPGDYKLTYSFTDSLGHEQSTSTMVTVLENHASINVDNNSGKLYAHGIWNPDSVVVKAVDVDGTAVENTRIKLSGTVDVTKAGDYELIYSFKDMLGHKQSKSTTVTVLESQAAISVDNNSGTLYANGIWNPASVVVTATDVDGTTVGDAKIKRSGTVDVTKPGDYELIYSFKDILGNEQSTSTTVTVLENHASIDVDNNSGTLYANGIWNPDSIVITATDVDGATVEASKIKRSGTVDMTTPGAYELIYSFMDSLGHEQSTSTTVTVLENQAAINVDNNSGALYAHGVWNPDSIVVKAIDVDGTTVEASKIKHSGTVDMDTPGAYELIYSFMDSLGHEQNTSTTVTVLANLADIKVKTSGDKLYTHGVWNSDSVVVTAIDVDGTAVEDAKIKRSGTVDMNTPGEYELTYSFTDSLGHEQSTGTTVTVLANLAAINVDNNNGKLYAHGVWNPNSIVVNAIDVDGTTVENVRIKRVGSVDTTTPGDYELTYSFKDSLGHEQSTRATVTVLENHAAIEVDNNSGKLYAHGVWNPDRIVVNAVDVDGTTVEDARIERSGTVDMTTPGDYKLTYSFTDSLGHEQSTSTTITVLENHVAINVDNNGGKLYAHGVWNPESIVITAVDVDGTTVENARIKRSGSVDITTPGDYKLTYSFTDSLGHEQSTGTTVTVLENMAGIKVKSTTESFRIGAKWSEKDNFDSATDVDGTPINLSNIDIESTVNSEVAGQYKVTYSFTDQQGKLRSAEVPVEVLANLAGIRAKFTTESFRIGAKWSAEDSFDSATDVDGTPVDLADIDITSTVDPEKVGQYKVTYSFTDQQGQLRKADVMVEVLANLAGIRVKSTTESFRIGAKWSEKDNFDCATNVDGTAVALSDVDITSTVDSKAVGQYMVTYSFTDQQGTVQQVIVPVNVLANYANLQLNQTELSFRAGDNRWQPESNIAAATDIDGRAIDLATMQITNTVDSTTPGTYLVNYAFTDSFNQTHRATATVTVLDNLAALTMVQQHVTLYLGNRQWQPEDNFGGAKNVDGSAITFDQLQVLGHYDLKVVGDYELTYQFTDQLDHLRTARFTVTVAENQSTIVVEKTAVTLHVGDTWVPMMNFVSATDMDGQAIAENRISVNVTKLNQRLRLMMMRSRALPIVDTMVVGSYQVSYQFIDGNGNLQELATTVSVLPNESALKLAANDITLYAGDEWQPMANVVKATNVDGTPVMADQLRISGSVNPNVVGQYRVLYSFVDQQNKLQQAVTTVNVLANQAALLLKHDQVALTVGDEWQPLANLQLARDVDGHEIASTDLVIDGQVDTATPGTYQVRYQFTDMRGHEQQAVAMVTVVEPIVFDQALLRLHAETVTLRAGATWAPLSNVAEVLDSDGSTQTSEQVSVQGTVDLTQAGKYLLTYHFLDQLGHDHSATATIIVLENEASLKLRTTAVTLKVGQKWDATANILAATDVDGRSINEAVVITGDVDWRRPGIYQLTYELVDQLGKLHSAKTKITLIAADDGSGNQGGNGNTDNGSGNQGDNGNTDNGSGNQGGNGNTDNGSGNQGGNGNTDNGSGNQGDNGNTDNGSGNQGGNGNTGNGSGNQGGNGNTDNGSGNQGGSGNTDNGSDNQGGNGNTDNGSGNQGSNDDADNGSGDQGDNVNTNTNSDHQGDKADDNAVSNDNLNTDHQIDADTIHDADNNSGQNEVAKPNTVSHENGANATVAKHQSVTTNSVKSTTNTKTNKQPSVGSPTQLPQTDEHNAGTTNWWPWLGIALAGLITMVKPTKKKEK; from the coding sequence ATGTTTGAGCGAGCAACGTTTATGACCTCCTGGGTGTATCTCAATCTTTGGTCTAGTTCGGCTGACTCGGTCAATGCCTCACATATGTTTGAAAACGTCAAGTGTATTGGAAATGCTGATAGTGATAAACGAGTGTTAGTCACACTGCCAGCTCTCGCTGAAGCTTATTCTGATATGTCTTACATGTTTAATAATAGTGAATTTTCAAAAATCACTATAGCAGCAGATGATTCTGATGCCTCTAAACTAACGAGTCAAGTGACGAATATGGCGTACATGTTTAATAATTGTACGCAACTAATGGCACTTTACCTAAGCAAATTTGATACGCACAATGTTACAGATATGTCCCATATGTTTAATGGCGATGAAAATCTGGGGAAACTGGTGATTAGTACCTATTCCCCCAATAATCCTGACCAGACTTTTGATACCAGTAATGTCACTAATATGTCGCACATGTTTACGCGCTGCGATGCATTAGGTAGCTTAGATGTTAGCGGCTTTATCACCAGCAAGGTGACTAATATGTCCCATATGTTTGAATACTGTTATGCGACTATATTAGACGTTGCAAATTTTGATACCAGTCAGGTTACGGATATGCAAGCAATGTTCAATGGTGCAGTCCATGTGAAGACATTAGATCTGAGCAATTTTGATACACATTTGATCACTAATATGGATAATATGTTTACAAACTGTGAAAGTTTAACTAGCCTGATATTACCAACGCACTTTGTAGATCAGCAAGTGACGAGTATGAGGCAGATGTTCACTAATTGTGCGACGCTCACAAGTATTGATCTTGTAGATGATTTTGATACCCGTAATGTGACCAACATGGATCAACTGTTTTCTGGTTGTCAAAAGCTGACCAGCCTAGATGTCAGTCAACTTGATACGAGCCATATAACGAACATGGCAGATTTCTTCAATGATTGTGAATCTTTAACAAATATTGAGGGTCTTACACATCTAAACACGGCTGCAGTCACAACAATGGCCAACATGTTCAGCAATTGTCGCTCATTAACGGCACTTGACCTGTCAAACTTTGAGACCAGTCGGGTGACTACGATGGCCAACATGTTTAATAATTGTGCCTCGTTGCCTGTGTTAGATGTATCAAGTCTTGACACTAGCCAGGTCGTGAATATGGCCAACATGTTTGCTGGCTGTGCAGCATTAAGCGCATTGGATACAACGCCATTGAAGACAACCAATGTGACTAACATGTCAGGGATGTTTATGGGAGACCGAGCACTTGTTTCGCTAGATATTAGTAAATTGGCGACTAGTCAGGTCACAACGATGAGTCACATGTTCGAAGATGTGTTTGCGGATCAAAAAGTGCAAGCGTTTACGGGGCTTGAAAAGTTGGATACAAGCAACGTGACAGACATGTCCTATATGTTTGCAGGTTTCTTCTTGCCAGTTGCAATGTCATTGAACCTTGTTAATTTTGATACTCGTAAAGTGTTGAATATGCAAGGAATGTTCAAGGGTTATGTTAATTTCAAAGATAACTATTTAGGCTATCTGCAAACAGGCAATGTGACGGATATGTCCTATATGTTAAGTGGTCTCGTCAATCATACTCAGTTTACTTGGTCTAATAATTTAGATACGCACAGCGTGACAACGATGGCTTATATGTTTAGCGACTCACCGGATATGGAAACGTTTGTCTGGAAGCAACAATTAAGTATGGACCAGGTTACAGACATGCAAGGGATGTTTGCAAATGACATCGCTTTAGCTCATGTCGATTTTGACCAGTTTGATACCAGTCAAGTGACGGACATGACGGCGATGTTCAGTGGTGATACTCTCTTGGCAACACTGGACTTGACCAGTTTTGATACCAGCAATGTCGAGAGTATGTACAAAATGTTTTATTTGGATAGTGCGCTCAAAAATTTGAATCTTTCATCGTTCAGTGGTGAAAAACTGCAGTTGACTTATGCGACGTTATTACCGCTTAGGGTGTTTGGTTTATTTAACTTGATAATGGATGACACTAATGATAGCGAACCACAGATGGGCCGGTATCAGACGCATCTAAATACATTGATACTTGGCCAAAAAACAAGACTATCGTTGTCTAAGCCAACAAGTGTGATCGATTGGGTTGATGCATCTACAGCAGAAGGAAAGGAAATAATTGCCGAGTTTTCCACAGTTGAGGCCCTGGAGCAAGCTTTAGCACAGTTTGGCCTAAAGCCCGATTGGCTGGTAAGTGCAGATTTAGCACCGTCTCAAGGGTTCGATGGTGTTTGGATCAACAATGCCACCGCCGAGACACTCACCTCAGAACAGCTCATGGCCCGCTACGATGGGACCAACCCGCTTGCAACTGATGCCACCTGGACCTGGCAGAATATTCTGGGCAAGGATTTGCAGGTGATTAGTGGGACGAACAGTTCTTGGGCACCCAAAGATAGTCTCGCTGGTTTGATTGATACGAGTATGACGGTTGATGATTTAACAACCACGGTCACGGACGCAACGACTAATCAAACTTTAACGTCGAGCCAGTTAAATGCGCTATTGCAACAGCCAGCTCATTCGGGTCAATATCAAGTTGCTTATCAGTACACTGATGGTGATGGGACCAAACAGATTTCCGTACCCGTTACACTATCATTGGTTGCTAATCAGAGTCTCATCACCACTAAGGATTCAGTCTTACAACTAGGGACGACATGGACTGCGGCCGATAACATTGCTTCGCTACTGGATGCTGACGGGTCGGTCACTGATTTAACCAAGGTCAATGGTGTTGTTAGTGTTAATGGAATTGAAAACGGTACCGTTGGCACAACGATTCCGGGCGTCTATCAAATTGACTATCAAATAACTGACAGTACTGGCACGGTGCGGACAGCCACGGCTACTGTGATTGTCAACGGGCTAACACTTAAAGAAACCCAGGTCAACGTTTCAACAGATGACCGGTGGGATCCGCTGACCAATATCGACAAGGCGATTGATGATCAGGGTAATGAAGCTACGGTTGAACTCACAATTACGGATGCGAATGATGCAGAAGTCGCCAACATCAAGAAACCGGGAAGTTATCAACTCAACTATCACTTTACGGATGCGCATGGTGAACATACTGCGACCGCAGCGGTGAACGTTAAGGCTGATGAGAATCATGCTGATTTGCAGGTTAAAGATAGTCGCGTTTATCAATTCGGTACTTGGACCCCAACGGACAATTTTGTATTAGCAATGGATTCCGATGGCGAAACGCTGGATATCTCGGCTCTGAGTGTTACTGGTACGGTTGACTTGAATCAGGTCGGAAAATACACTATCACCTATCAGTTTACTGATCAATTCGGCGTTGCGCATTCGGCACAAGCTACGGTTGAGGTGCTGGAAAATCAAGCGGCAATTAGCTTAGATAATAACAGTGGCACGCTGTATGCGAACGGTATTTGGAATCCAGCTAGCGTTGTCGTGAACGCAACTGATGTGGATGGTACCACGGTTGAAGCTACGAAAATTAAATGTAGCGGAACAGTAGATATGACTACACCTGGCGAAAATAAATTAACCTACAGTTTCGTGGACAGCATTGGAAAAGAGCATAGCAAGAACACTACGGTGACGGTGCTGGAGAATCAAGCGGCAATTAACGTAGATAATAACAGTGGCACGCTGTATGCCAACGGTATTTGGAATCCAGACAGTGTTGTCGTGAGCGCGACTGATGTGGATGGCACTGTGGTTGAAGGTTCGGAAATCAAGCGTAGTGGAACAGTAGATATGACCACACCTGGCGAATATGAGTTAACTTACAGTTTCGTGGATAGCCTTGGAAAAGAACACAGCAAGAACACTACGGTGACGGTGCTAGAAAATCAAGCGGCGATTAACGTCGATAACAACAGTGGCACGCTGTATGCCAACGGTATTTGGAATCCAGACAGTGTTGTCGTGAACGTGACTGATGTGGATGGTACAGCGGTCGAAGGTGCGAGAATTAAATGTAGCGGAACGGTAGATATGACCACACCTGGTGATTATAAATTAACTTACAGTTTCGTGGACAGCCTTGGAAAAGAACACAGCAAGGACACTACGGTTGAGGTGCTGGAAAATCAAGCGGCAATTAGCGTAGACAATAACAGTGGCACGCTGTATGCACATGGCGTTTGGAATCCAGCTAGCGTTGTCGTGAACGCGACTGACGTGGATGGTACCACGGTCGAAGATACGAGAATCAAGTGCATCGGAACGGTCGATATGAGCACGCCTGGCGATTATGAATTGACATACAGCTTTAAGGACAGTCTTGGTCACGAAAAAAGTACGAGTACTACGGTAAAGGTACTGGAAAATCATGCGGCAATTAGCGTCGACAATAACAGTGGAGCGCTCTATGCACACGGCGTATGGAATCCAGCTAGCGTTGTCGTGAACGCGACTGATGTGGATGGTACAGCGGTCGAAGGTGCGAGAATTAAATGTAGCGGAACGGTAGATATGACCACACCTGGCGATTATGAGTTAACTTATAGTTTCGTGGACAGCCTTGGAAAAGAACACAGCGAGAACACTACGGTGACGGTGCTGGAAAATCAAGCGGCAATTAGCGTCGACAATAACAGTGGCGCGCTCTATGCACACGGCGCATGGAATCCAGCTAGCGTTGTCGTGAACGCGACCGATGTGGATGGTAGTACGGTCGAAGATGCGAGAATCAAGTGTATCGGAACAGTCGATATGAGCACGCCTGGCGAATATGAGTTAACTTACAGCTTTAAGGACAGTCTTGGTCACGAAAAAAGTACGAGTACTACGGTAACGGTACTGGAAAATCAAGCGGCAATTAGCGTCGACAATAACAGTGGCGTGCTCTATGCACAGGGTGCTTGGAATCCGGATAGCATTGTTATCACAGCAACTGACGTGGATGGTACCACGATCGAAGCTTCAAAAATCAAGCGTAGTGGAACAGTAGATATGACCACACCTGGTGATTATAAATTAACATACAGCTTTACGGACAGCCTTGGTCGTGAACAAAGCACGAGCACTACGGTAACGGTGCTGGAAAATCAAGCGGCAATTAACGCAGCCAATAACAGTGGCAAACTGTATGCACATGGTGTTTGGAATCCAGAAAGTGTTGTCATAAACGCGACTGATGTGGATGGTACCACGGTCGAAGCTTCAAAAATCAAGTGTAGTGGAACGGTAGATATGACTACACCTGGTGATTATAAATTAACCTACAGCTTTACGGACAGTCTTGGGCATGAACAAAGCACGAGTACTATGGTAACAGTTCTAGAAAATCATGCGTCGATTAACGTCGATAATAACAGTGGCAAACTCTATGCACACGGTATTTGGAATCCAGATAGCGTTGTCGTAAAAGCAGTTGACGTTGATGGCACCGCGGTCGAAAATACGAGAATCAAGCTTAGCGGAACAGTAGATGTCACTAAAGCTGGTGACTATGAATTGATCTACAGTTTTAAGGATATGCTTGGTCATAAGCAAAGCAAGAGTACCACGGTGACGGTGCTAGAAAGTCAAGCGGCAATTAGCGTAGATAATAACAGTGGCACGCTGTATGCCAACGGTATTTGGAATCCAGCTAGTGTTGTCGTCACAGCAACTGACGTGGATGGTACCACGGTCGGAGATGCGAAAATCAAGCGTAGTGGAACAGTTGATGTCACTAAACCTGGTGACTATGAATTGATCTACAGTTTTAAGGATATCCTTGGGAACGAACAAAGTACGAGTACTACGGTAACGGTGCTGGAAAATCATGCGTCGATTGACGTAGATAATAACAGTGGCACGCTGTATGCCAACGGTATTTGGAATCCAGATAGCATTGTTATCACAGCGACTGATGTGGATGGTGCCACGGTCGAAGCTTCAAAAATCAAACGTAGTGGAACTGTTGATATGACCACACCGGGCGCTTATGAGTTGATCTACAGCTTTATGGACAGTCTTGGTCATGAGCAAAGCACGAGTACTACGGTAACGGTGCTGGAAAATCAAGCGGCAATTAACGTCGACAATAACAGTGGCGCGCTCTATGCACACGGCGTTTGGAATCCAGATAGCATTGTCGTGAAAGCAATTGATGTTGACGGTACCACGGTCGAAGCTTCGAAAATCAAGCACAGTGGAACCGTTGATATGGACACACCGGGCGCTTATGAGTTGATCTACAGCTTTATGGACAGTCTTGGGCATGAACAAAATACGAGCACAACGGTAACGGTACTGGCAAACTTAGCAGATATTAAGGTGAAGACTTCCGGTGATAAGCTGTATACACATGGCGTTTGGAACTCAGATAGCGTTGTCGTCACAGCAATTGACGTGGATGGTACAGCGGTCGAAGATGCGAAGATTAAGCGTAGTGGAACAGTAGATATGAACACACCTGGCGAGTATGAACTAACCTACAGCTTTACGGATAGCCTTGGGCATGAACAAAGTACGGGCACTACGGTGACAGTGCTGGCAAACTTGGCAGCGATTAACGTCGATAATAACAATGGTAAGCTCTATGCCCATGGTGTTTGGAATCCAAATAGCATTGTCGTGAACGCAATTGATGTTGATGGTACCACGGTCGAGAATGTGAGAATCAAGCGTGTTGGATCAGTCGATACGACTACACCTGGTGATTATGAACTAACTTACAGCTTTAAGGATAGTCTCGGACATGAACAAAGTACGCGCGCTACGGTAACGGTGCTGGAAAATCATGCGGCGATTGAAGTAGATAATAACAGTGGCAAGCTTTATGCCCACGGCGTTTGGAATCCAGATAGAATTGTCGTGAACGCAGTGGATGTTGATGGTACCACGGTCGAGGATGCGAGAATCGAGCGTAGTGGAACAGTAGACATGACCACACCTGGCGATTATAAATTGACCTACAGCTTTACGGACAGCCTTGGTCATGAACAAAGTACGAGTACTACGATAACAGTACTGGAAAATCATGTGGCAATTAACGTCGACAATAACGGTGGCAAGCTTTATGCCCATGGTGTTTGGAATCCAGAAAGCATTGTGATCACAGCAGTTGATGTTGATGGTACCACGGTCGAGAATGCGAGAATCAAGCGTAGTGGATCAGTTGATATAACTACACCTGGCGATTATAAACTAACTTACAGCTTTACGGATAGCCTCGGGCATGAACAAAGCACGGGCACTACGGTGACGGTACTAGAAAATATGGCCGGCATCAAGGTTAAATCAACTACTGAGAGTTTTCGAATCGGTGCAAAATGGTCTGAGAAGGATAACTTCGATAGTGCGACCGATGTTGATGGGACACCTATTAATTTATCTAATATTGATATTGAGAGTACTGTAAATTCAGAGGTGGCTGGTCAATACAAGGTCACATATAGCTTCACTGATCAACAAGGTAAGCTTCGAAGCGCTGAAGTTCCAGTTGAAGTGCTAGCAAACCTAGCTGGTATCAGGGCTAAATTCACGACTGAAAGCTTCCGCATTGGGGCAAAATGGTCGGCGGAAGACAGCTTTGATAGCGCAACAGATGTTGATGGGACACCAGTTGATTTGGCTGATATAGACATCACCAGTACAGTTGACCCGGAAAAAGTTGGCCAATACAAGGTCACGTATAGTTTCACAGACCAACAAGGCCAACTCCGAAAAGCTGACGTTATGGTTGAAGTATTGGCAAACTTGGCAGGCATCAGGGTTAAATCAACCACTGAGAGTTTCCGAATCGGCGCAAAATGGTCTGAAAAAGACAACTTTGATTGCGCGACAAATGTCGATGGTACAGCGGTTGCTTTATCTGATGTAGACATCACCAGCACGGTTGACTCAAAAGCAGTCGGGCAATACATGGTCACATATAGTTTCACGGACCAGCAAGGCACAGTGCAACAAGTAATCGTACCAGTGAATGTGTTGGCAAACTATGCCAATTTGCAACTTAACCAGACTGAACTTAGTTTTCGTGCAGGAGATAATCGCTGGCAACCAGAAAGCAATATCGCGGCAGCAACTGATATTGATGGTCGTGCCATTGATTTAGCCACCATGCAGATTACGAATACGGTTGATTCAACAACGCCTGGGACGTATTTAGTCAACTATGCCTTCACGGATTCATTCAATCAGACACATCGTGCAACAGCGACGGTAACGGTCTTGGACAACTTGGCAGCGTTAACAATGGTGCAACAACACGTTACACTTTACCTAGGCAATCGGCAGTGGCAACCAGAAGATAACTTTGGCGGTGCTAAAAACGTCGATGGCAGTGCAATCACGTTTGACCAGCTACAAGTTCTCGGTCACTATGATTTAAAGGTAGTCGGTGATTATGAATTAACGTACCAATTCACTGACCAGTTAGACCATTTGCGGACGGCCCGGTTCACGGTGACAGTTGCTGAAAATCAGTCGACGATTGTGGTTGAGAAGACGGCGGTTACATTGCATGTTGGTGATACTTGGGTACCGATGATGAACTTCGTGAGTGCGACTGACATGGATGGCCAGGCGATAGCTGAAAATCGCATTTCGGTGAATGTGACAAAATTAAATCAGCGATTGCGTCTGATGATGATGCGGTCACGCGCACTACCAATCGTTGATACAATGGTGGTTGGAAGTTATCAGGTCAGCTATCAGTTCATCGATGGTAATGGGAACTTGCAAGAATTAGCCACAACGGTCAGTGTGTTACCAAACGAGTCCGCGCTGAAGTTGGCTGCAAACGATATCACGCTCTATGCTGGTGATGAGTGGCAGCCGATGGCAAACGTGGTCAAAGCGACGAATGTTGACGGGACACCCGTAATGGCAGACCAGCTCAGGATTTCTGGGAGCGTTAATCCAAACGTCGTCGGTCAGTATCGCGTTTTATACAGCTTCGTTGATCAGCAGAATAAGCTGCAGCAGGCGGTGACGACCGTAAACGTATTAGCTAACCAGGCGGCACTTTTGCTAAAACATGATCAGGTCGCACTGACGGTCGGTGATGAGTGGCAGCCATTAGCTAACTTACAACTGGCCCGTGATGTGGATGGGCACGAAATTGCGTCAACTGATTTAGTCATCGATGGGCAGGTTGACACAGCAACTCCAGGGACGTATCAAGTCCGTTATCAATTCACGGATATGCGAGGCCATGAGCAACAAGCAGTCGCGATGGTCACAGTCGTTGAACCAATTGTTTTCGATCAGGCGTTATTGCGTTTGCACGCGGAAACGGTGACTTTACGTGCTGGCGCAACTTGGGCGCCATTATCAAACGTGGCTGAAGTGCTAGATTCTGACGGTAGCACTCAGACGAGTGAGCAAGTCAGCGTGCAGGGCACTGTCGATTTGACTCAAGCCGGCAAATATCTGTTAACGTATCATTTCTTAGACCAACTTGGTCATGACCACAGCGCAACGGCCACGATTATTGTATTGGAAAATGAAGCCAGTCTTAAATTGCGGACGACAGCAGTCACGTTGAAAGTCGGCCAGAAGTGGGATGCAAC